A genomic region of Candidatus Hydrogenedentota bacterium contains the following coding sequences:
- a CDS encoding BrnT family toxin: protein MKTFNWNHAKNQQLVETRGISFEDILFYIQQGQVLDDLEHPNRSRYPNQRVFVVGVDDVAYLVPYVEDDSEIFLKTIIPSRKATRKYFGGGS from the coding sequence GTGAAGACCTTCAATTGGAACCACGCCAAGAACCAGCAGCTCGTTGAGACACGAGGGATTTCCTTCGAAGATATTCTCTTCTACATCCAGCAGGGACAAGTGCTGGACGATCTGGAACATCCCAACAGGAGCCGCTATCCCAACCAGCGAGTATTTGTTGTCGGCGTTGATGACGTGGCCTATCTTGTCCCCTATGTCGAAGATGACAGCGAAATTTTTTTGAAGACGATCATTCCCAGCAGGAAAGCGACCAGGAAATACTTTGGAGGTGGATCATGA
- a CDS encoding DUF2809 domain-containing protein, producing MPYLLPAIPVVALGLASRRYGSHLPPFLAEYAGDTLWALLVFLGISAAAPGARLLHRSGAALFVSFAVEFSQLYHAPWIDALRDTTLGGLVLGFGFLWSDLVCYTVGIALGALADRAVCEIREHYGE from the coding sequence ATGCCATACCTGTTGCCTGCCATCCCCGTCGTGGCGCTCGGCTTGGCGTCCCGCCGTTACGGCAGCCACCTGCCTCCCTTCCTGGCCGAGTACGCCGGGGACACCCTGTGGGCGCTGCTGGTCTTTCTGGGTATCAGCGCCGCCGCGCCCGGCGCGCGGCTGCTCCACCGGAGCGGGGCGGCCCTCTTCGTCTCGTTTGCTGTAGAATTCAGCCAACTTTATCACGCGCCGTGGATTGACGCGCTTCGCGACACCACGTTGGGCGGGCTGGTGCTGGGCTTTGGCTTTCTGTGGAGCGATCTGGTCTGCTACACGGTGGGAATTGCGCTGGGCGCGCTGGCGGATCGGGCCGTATGTGAAATACGGGAACACTACGGCGAGTGA
- a CDS encoding lysophospholipid acyltransferase family protein has protein sequence MNTAPRPIARNFGQVNRPLRWISRALLRLAGWRLAGAVPPEPKIVAIFAPHTSNWDFVVVYLMANAFGIKGNFFAKHTLCRPPLGWFMRAAGAIPVVRRRTEHLVDSAVEALSAHDRFYLGLAPEGTRRYTDHWRTGFYHIAERAGASILLLYADYAKKEAGLGPVMTPTGDRAADFERIRAFYADKTPKRPENRSEAVLGKPRGRDGD, from the coding sequence ATGAATACCGCGCCCCGGCCCATCGCGCGCAACTTCGGGCAGGTCAATCGCCCGCTCCGGTGGATCTCACGGGCCTTGTTGCGGCTGGCGGGCTGGCGCCTTGCCGGGGCCGTGCCGCCGGAACCGAAGATCGTGGCCATCTTCGCGCCGCACACGTCGAACTGGGATTTTGTGGTGGTCTACCTGATGGCCAACGCCTTCGGCATCAAGGGCAATTTCTTCGCCAAGCACACCTTGTGCCGCCCACCGCTGGGCTGGTTCATGCGCGCGGCCGGCGCGATTCCCGTGGTGCGGCGGCGCACCGAGCACCTCGTGGACAGCGCGGTGGAAGCACTGTCGGCGCACGATCGCTTTTACCTCGGCCTCGCACCCGAGGGCACGCGCCGCTACACCGATCACTGGCGAACCGGGTTCTACCACATCGCGGAACGCGCCGGAGCGTCCATTCTGCTGCTGTACGCGGACTACGCGAAAAAGGAAGCCGGGCTGGGGCCTGTTATGACGCCCACGGGGGACAGGGCGGCGGATTTCGAGCGGATTCGCGCGTTCTACGCGGACAAGACGCCAAAACGCCCGGAAAACCGGAGTGAGGCGGTGCTGGGGAAACCGCGGGGGCGGGACGGGGATTGA
- a CDS encoding NUDIX hydrolase encodes MRILGEGRFVRLLEHETYEYVERKGCSGIVSVIAVTAEGELLFVEQYRPPLGCRTIELVAGLAGDEGEESLETAARRELLEETGYAADSLAFLMVGPSAGGITAARVHYYLARDVVRVHAGGGVADEDIVVHAVPVAEAHAWVQRMSAGDRLVDPKVFLGIAVALHGWNGAAAPGA; translated from the coding sequence ATGCGGATATTGGGAGAAGGCCGCTTTGTGCGGCTGCTGGAGCACGAGACCTACGAATACGTGGAGCGCAAGGGCTGCTCCGGCATTGTTTCGGTGATCGCTGTGACGGCGGAGGGCGAATTGCTCTTCGTGGAGCAGTACCGGCCGCCGCTGGGATGCCGGACGATTGAACTGGTCGCGGGCCTGGCGGGGGACGAGGGCGAGGAGTCGCTGGAAACCGCGGCGCGCCGCGAGTTGCTGGAGGAGACGGGGTACGCGGCGGATTCGTTGGCGTTTCTGATGGTGGGTCCGAGTGCCGGCGGAATCACGGCGGCGCGGGTCCACTATTACCTCGCGCGGGATGTGGTCCGGGTGCATGCGGGCGGCGGTGTGGCGGACGAAGACATCGTCGTGCACGCCGTGCCGGTCGCGGAAGCACACGCATGGGTCCAGCGGATGAGCGCGGGGGACCGGCTGGTGGATCCGAAGGTGTTTCTGGGGATCGCCGTCGCGCTGCACGGCTGGAACGGCGCCGCGGCGCCCGGCGCATGA
- the ettA gene encoding energy-dependent translational throttle protein EttA, producing the protein MAEQFIFTMYGLNKYYGQKQVLKDINLSFYPGAKIGIVGENGAGKSTVLKIMAGLDDDFHGKAELTRGFTRGLVPQEPVLDPDQTVRQALEASFGNIMAMLKEFEDLGMKMAKPMSDEEMEACMEKMGTLQDKLDAADAWNLEQVLNQASEALCLPDDDRKVGVLSGGEKRRVALCKALLEKPDLLLLDEPTNHLDAETVDWLETQLAEYHGTVIIVTHDRYFLDNVTKWILELDHGQGVPWQGNYSEWLAQKLEKMAAQEKKNSARAQALERELKWIKMGSAARHELSRARLAEYEQLLAKESAEQNADSATIQIAPGPELGQQVIEFKGVAKAFSDGVLYQDLNFIVPRSAIVGLVGPNGAGKTTLFRMILGQEQPDAGDVLVGPSVSLSYVDQERSSIAGDVSLIEEVAGGADFVKLGKLEVPVRQYLARFGFKGADQQKMASQLSGGERNRCNLAKLLKEGGNVLLLDEPTNDLDVNTLRLLEEALLNFGGCALVISHDRFFLDRVCTHLLVFEGEGNVRWFEGNYQEYEAWRVQEMGNKLFENRRARYRKLRK; encoded by the coding sequence ATGGCAGAGCAGTTCATCTTCACCATGTACGGCCTGAACAAGTACTACGGCCAGAAGCAGGTGCTCAAGGACATCAACCTGAGCTTCTACCCCGGCGCCAAGATCGGCATCGTGGGCGAGAACGGCGCCGGTAAATCGACCGTACTGAAGATCATGGCCGGGCTGGACGACGACTTCCACGGCAAGGCGGAGTTGACCCGCGGCTTCACGCGCGGCCTCGTGCCACAGGAGCCGGTGCTCGATCCCGATCAGACCGTGCGCCAGGCGCTGGAGGCCTCCTTCGGCAACATCATGGCCATGCTCAAGGAATTCGAGGACCTCGGCATGAAAATGGCCAAGCCCATGTCCGACGAGGAAATGGAAGCCTGCATGGAGAAGATGGGGACCCTGCAGGACAAGCTCGACGCGGCGGACGCCTGGAACCTGGAGCAGGTGCTGAACCAGGCCAGCGAGGCGCTGTGCCTGCCGGACGACGACCGGAAGGTCGGCGTGCTCAGCGGCGGCGAAAAGCGGCGCGTGGCCCTCTGCAAGGCGCTGCTGGAAAAGCCCGACCTGCTCCTGCTGGACGAGCCCACCAACCACCTCGACGCGGAGACCGTGGACTGGCTGGAAACGCAGCTCGCCGAATACCACGGCACGGTGATCATCGTCACGCACGACCGCTACTTCCTCGACAACGTGACTAAATGGATCCTGGAGCTCGACCACGGCCAGGGCGTTCCGTGGCAGGGCAACTACTCCGAGTGGCTCGCGCAGAAGCTGGAGAAGATGGCCGCGCAGGAAAAGAAGAACTCCGCCCGCGCGCAGGCCCTCGAGCGCGAGTTGAAGTGGATCAAGATGGGCAGCGCCGCGCGCCATGAACTCAGCCGCGCGCGCCTCGCGGAATACGAGCAACTGCTCGCGAAGGAATCCGCCGAGCAAAACGCCGACAGCGCCACCATCCAGATCGCGCCCGGCCCGGAGCTCGGCCAGCAGGTCATCGAGTTCAAGGGCGTCGCCAAGGCCTTCAGCGACGGCGTGCTCTACCAGGACCTGAACTTCATCGTGCCCCGATCCGCCATCGTCGGCCTCGTCGGCCCGAACGGCGCCGGCAAGACCACGCTCTTCCGCATGATCCTCGGCCAGGAGCAGCCCGACGCCGGCGACGTGCTCGTCGGGCCGTCCGTCAGCCTGTCCTACGTCGACCAGGAGCGCAGCTCGATCGCGGGCGACGTTAGCCTGATCGAGGAGGTCGCCGGCGGCGCCGATTTCGTCAAGCTCGGCAAGCTCGAAGTGCCCGTGCGCCAGTACCTGGCGCGCTTCGGCTTCAAGGGCGCGGACCAGCAGAAAATGGCCAGCCAGCTCTCCGGCGGCGAGCGCAACCGCTGCAACCTCGCCAAGCTCCTCAAGGAAGGCGGCAACGTGCTCCTGCTCGACGAGCCCACCAACGACCTCGACGTGAACACGCTCCGCCTCCTCGAAGAGGCCCTGCTCAACTTCGGCGGCTGCGCCCTGGTCATCAGCCACGACCGCTTCTTCCTCGACCGCGTCTGCACGCACCTGCTGGTCTTCGAGGGAGAGGGCAATGTTCGCTGGTTTGAAGGCAACTACCAGGAATACGAGGCCTGGCGCGTCCAGGAAATGGGCAACAAGCTCTTCGAAAACCGCCGCGCGCGCTACCGGAAGCTGCGGAAGTAG
- a CDS encoding type II toxin-antitoxin system RelE/ParE family toxin, translating into MRDKGPVRRVNSRPPGCMKLSGRPAWRIRVGSYRVICEIHDGRLLVLVVTIDDRREVYR; encoded by the coding sequence ATGCGAGATAAGGGACCGGTACGGCGAGTGAATTCCCGTCCGCCGGGTTGCATGAAGCTTTCGGGGAGACCCGCTTGGCGAATTCGAGTAGGCTCCTACCGCGTGATTTGCGAGATCCACGATGGGCGGCTTCTGGTCCTCGTCGTGACTATTGATGACCGCAGGGAAGTCTACCGATAG
- the ahcY gene encoding adenosylhomocysteinase, whose product MAVAEIDIFPAIDETLPYKVADMSLAAWGRKELDLAEVEMPGLMAIRERYAKDKPLKGAVVMGSLHMTIQTAVLIETLTALGAEVRWASCNIFSTQDHAAAAIAETGVPVFAWKGETLEEYWWCTYQAMLFSGGRTPTMIVDDGGDATLLIHRGYDFEEHYNAHGVLPDICTDNDEIRIVDSLLHRIHAEDPNRWHNTVENWIGVSEETTTGVHRLYQMMKEGKLRTRAMNVNDSVTKSKFDNLYGCRESLADGIKRATDVMIAGKVVVVAGYGDVGKGCADAMKGLGARVVVTEIDPICALQAAMEGYQVLPMSEAAKRGDIFVTTTGCCDVITLDHMKAMKHNAIVCNIGHFDSEIQIAALEREPGVQELEIKPQVDKFTFPDGKSIIMLAKGRLVNLGCATGHPSFVMSNSFANQTLAQIALYSRPNEFEIGQVYTLPKVLDEEVARLHLEKLGVKLDTLTSAQAKYLGIPVEGPYKPEHYRY is encoded by the coding sequence ATGGCTGTTGCTGAAATTGACATTTTCCCGGCGATCGACGAAACCCTGCCCTACAAGGTCGCTGATATGAGCCTGGCGGCCTGGGGCCGCAAGGAGCTCGATCTGGCCGAGGTGGAAATGCCGGGCCTCATGGCCATCCGCGAGCGCTACGCCAAGGACAAGCCGCTGAAGGGCGCGGTGGTGATGGGCTCCCTCCACATGACCATCCAGACGGCCGTGCTCATCGAGACCCTCACCGCGCTCGGCGCCGAAGTGCGCTGGGCGAGCTGCAACATCTTCTCGACCCAGGACCACGCCGCCGCCGCCATCGCCGAGACGGGCGTGCCCGTGTTCGCGTGGAAGGGCGAGACCCTGGAAGAGTACTGGTGGTGCACGTACCAGGCCATGCTCTTCTCCGGCGGGCGCACGCCGACCATGATCGTGGACGACGGCGGCGACGCGACGCTGCTCATCCACCGGGGCTACGACTTTGAGGAGCACTACAACGCGCACGGCGTGCTCCCCGACATCTGCACGGACAACGACGAGATCCGGATTGTGGACTCGCTGCTGCACCGGATCCACGCCGAAGACCCGAACCGCTGGCACAACACGGTCGAAAACTGGATCGGCGTTTCCGAGGAAACGACCACCGGCGTGCACCGGCTCTACCAGATGATGAAAGAGGGCAAGCTCCGCACCCGCGCGATGAACGTGAACGACTCGGTCACCAAGTCGAAGTTCGACAACCTCTACGGTTGCCGCGAGTCCCTGGCGGACGGCATCAAGCGCGCCACCGACGTGATGATCGCGGGCAAGGTCGTCGTCGTTGCCGGGTATGGCGATGTCGGCAAGGGCTGCGCGGACGCGATGAAGGGCCTCGGCGCCCGCGTGGTCGTAACTGAGATTGATCCAATTTGCGCGTTGCAGGCGGCCATGGAAGGGTACCAGGTACTGCCCATGAGCGAAGCGGCGAAACGCGGCGACATTTTCGTCACCACGACGGGCTGTTGCGACGTGATCACGCTGGATCACATGAAGGCGATGAAACACAACGCGATCGTCTGCAACATCGGGCACTTCGACTCCGAAATTCAGATCGCCGCGCTCGAGCGCGAGCCGGGCGTCCAGGAACTGGAGATCAAGCCGCAGGTCGACAAGTTCACCTTCCCCGACGGCAAGTCCATCATCATGCTGGCCAAGGGCCGCCTCGTGAACCTCGGCTGCGCGACGGGCCACCCTTCCTTCGTCATGTCGAACTCCTTCGCGAACCAGACCCTCGCGCAGATCGCGCTCTACTCGCGCCCGAACGAATTCGAAATCGGCCAGGTTTACACGCTGCCGAAGGTCCTCGACGAAGAAGTCGCCCGGCTCCACCTCGAAAAGCTCGGCGTCAAGCTCGACACCCTCACCAGCGCCCAGGCCAAATACCTCGGCATTCCGGTCGAAGGGCCGTATAAGCCGGAGCACTACCGCTATTAG
- a CDS encoding sigma-70 family RNA polymerase sigma factor: MNDLAQTIRAAQEGDTTAFASLVRRFHHFAHDRAYAWLGDHHRAEEVVQEAFLEAALKLHQLQAPAAFSAWFKRILIKQCDRVTRLKSLPSVELSAAAHLADDSAPAGERIARDRRSSLVHIALTVLTPDQRDLIHAVYWESEPQQDLARRLGLPLTTVKKRLYTARQRLAQFLHQTNEFADSPDPADVFPREVQLFMAAWHGHAHRVAALLDESPELLDAANDEGLSLLLFAAHAAHYGGNSRVTDLLLSRGARPGPFEKAALGFGDAAGRGPEVDTPGPWRRTALHWAACGGHGTLVRRLLLLGADPNRPDQWGCTPVHLAADFGHGDVLTALLAASGDPRRVMNNGKNLMHLAARHSNLDLLRIAHGAGLPFDLFAAASLGDLALASRLIRRDPAQVNARLRIGASPLHIAAEHGHAELAEYLLSRGARLDPISAIALDREDALMDLLARQPKTVDRRAGSFGFTPLHAASVRGREGLVRLLIHQGAEINRPDRLFRKTPMHEALFFGRENAARLLRVHGGELRAGSGN; encoded by the coding sequence ATGAACGACCTTGCACAAACCATTCGCGCCGCCCAGGAAGGCGACACCACCGCGTTTGCGTCGCTGGTGCGCCGTTTCCACCATTTCGCCCACGATCGGGCCTATGCGTGGCTCGGCGATCACCACCGCGCGGAAGAAGTGGTGCAGGAGGCCTTTCTGGAGGCGGCCCTCAAGCTGCACCAGCTCCAGGCGCCGGCGGCCTTTTCGGCCTGGTTCAAGCGCATCCTGATCAAGCAGTGCGACCGCGTCACGCGCTTGAAGTCCCTGCCCTCGGTGGAGCTTTCCGCCGCGGCGCACCTGGCGGACGATAGTGCGCCCGCCGGGGAGCGGATTGCCCGCGATCGGCGGAGTTCCCTGGTGCACATCGCCCTCACGGTGCTCACACCCGACCAACGGGACCTGATCCACGCCGTCTACTGGGAAAGCGAGCCGCAGCAGGACCTGGCGCGGCGGCTCGGACTCCCGCTAACGACCGTGAAAAAGCGGCTCTACACCGCCCGGCAGCGGCTGGCGCAGTTTCTCCATCAGACGAACGAATTCGCCGATTCGCCGGACCCGGCGGACGTTTTCCCGCGCGAGGTACAGCTGTTCATGGCCGCCTGGCACGGGCACGCCCACCGCGTGGCCGCGCTGCTGGACGAATCGCCCGAACTGCTGGATGCCGCCAACGACGAGGGCCTCTCCCTGCTCCTGTTCGCGGCCCACGCGGCCCACTATGGCGGGAACAGCCGCGTCACCGACTTGCTGTTGTCCCGCGGGGCCCGGCCCGGACCCTTTGAAAAAGCCGCGCTCGGCTTCGGCGACGCCGCCGGCCGGGGTCCGGAGGTGGATACCCCGGGACCGTGGCGGCGCACCGCGCTGCACTGGGCGGCCTGCGGGGGACACGGCACGCTCGTACGGAGGCTGCTGCTGCTTGGCGCGGACCCGAACCGCCCGGATCAGTGGGGCTGCACGCCGGTGCACCTGGCCGCCGATTTCGGGCATGGCGACGTGCTTACCGCGCTCCTGGCCGCCTCGGGCGATCCCCGGCGCGTGATGAACAATGGCAAGAACCTGATGCACCTGGCGGCGCGCCATAGCAACCTCGACCTGCTGCGCATCGCCCACGGCGCGGGCCTCCCGTTCGATCTGTTCGCCGCCGCCTCGCTGGGAGACCTGGCGTTGGCGAGCCGCCTGATCCGCCGGGATCCCGCGCAGGTCAACGCGCGGTTGCGGATCGGTGCCTCCCCCCTGCATATTGCCGCGGAGCATGGTCACGCCGAGTTGGCGGAATACCTGCTTTCGCGCGGCGCGCGGCTCGATCCCATCAGCGCCATCGCGCTGGACCGGGAAGACGCGTTGATGGACCTGCTGGCGCGCCAGCCGAAAACCGTGGATCGGCGCGCGGGCTCGTTCGGGTTTACCCCTCTGCACGCGGCCTCTGTGCGCGGCCGCGAGGGGCTGGTCCGCCTCCTGATTCACCAGGGCGCGGAAATCAACCGGCCCGACCGCCTGTTCCGGAAAACCCCGATGCACGAAGCGCTCTTTTTCGGGCGCGAAAACGCCGCGCGCCTCCTGCGCGTGCACGGCGGCGAACTCCGCGCGGGAAGCGGCAATTAA